The DNA segment AAGGCTAACAAAAAACCACACTATGGATATTATGGCTTTGGATACTTTCACCTTATTGTTAGTGTGGATATTATTTTGGGGGCAGTAGTTGCCATATTCCTCTTGGAAGTGATAGGGATGATTGTTATTGCCCTTGGTCTCTGGAGCTTACTTGGCTATTGGGTGGGAATGCATTTTAGTAGGCAGCATGAACCATATGATTTATCAGACATACTGACTTTGAAAGGTGATGAAAATGTATTAGATGTAGGATGTGGTTTAGGTAAAGCTACTATTGGAGTGGCAAATCTTTTGAACGAAGGAAAGGCTATAGGAATTGATATCTGGGACAGAAGGGATATTATGAATGCTTCTCTTGAACGATCTTATAAGAATGCAGAAATTGAGGGTGTGAGAGACAAGGTTGAATTTAGAACAGGAAATGCTCTCAACATACCTTTCCCAGATAATTCTTTTGATGTTGTAGTTGCGGCAAGTCTACTGGATAGTTTTTGGAGTGATTCAAAAAGACTTAAATTTTTGTCAGAGGTTCTGAGGGTTTTAAGACCAGAGGGAAAATTCCTATCAATGGAACCATTACGAAATATAGGAATGATTATTATGATCCCACTTTTAGCCTGGAAGTTTCTCCCTAAAGAAAAATGCATAAATTTATTGGAGCGATCAGGATTCGTTAACCTTGAGTATAAGTATAAAAACGAAATAGGGTATTTCTTGGTAGAAAAGCGAAAAGCTAAGAAATGATGATGATAACACCGACAGCGTATAACAGCGTGTGTCTGGTGAAAGGATAAAAATATGTATAAATGGGATGCAGAGGATTATCATAAAAGTTCTGGAGAGCAACAAAAGTGGGCAAAAGAACTTATATCAAAACTCGCTCTTAAAGGAAATGAGCGGGTTTTAGATATTGGATGTGGTGATGGTAAGGTTACCGCTGAAATTGCTGAAAAATTACCACAGGGTTCGGTTTTGGGTATTGATAATTCTAAAGAGATGATTGATTTCGCACAGAATAAATTTTCTTTGAAAAATCTTGGCTTTAGATTACAGGATGCAAGAGAGATGAATTTTATTAGCGAATTTGATGTCGTCTTTTCTACCTCTACCCTACATTGGGTCATTGACCATCTGCCCCTCCTTGGTGGGATTAAAAAGAGCCTGAAGCCAGGTGGAAAGGTGTTGCTTCAGATGGCTGGCAAAGGAAACGCTGCCAAAATCATAGAGGTTTCGGAGGCAATTGTAAATAGTAAAAAGTGGTGTGGATATTTTTCTGATTTTGCTTTCCCCTGGAATTTTTACGGAACAGATGAATACAATATCTGGCTGAAAGATGTTGGGCTTAAGGCAAAACGGGTTGAACTAATCCCAAAGGATATGCTCCATAAAGGAAAGAAAGGATTGGTAGCATGGATTCGGACAACCTGGCTTCCCTATATCCAAAGGTTACCCGAAGAACTACGCAATGAATTTATTGGGGAGATAGTGGATAAATACATTAAAGATTATCCACCAGACAACGAGGGGCTTATTCATCTTCAAATGATGAGACTGGAGGTTGAAGCAGAAAAATTATGAAGAAGGTATTACTTTTTTTATCCAATGGTTTTGAAGAATATGAAGCCAGTGTTTTTACCGATGTGTTAGGCTGGAGTAGGGTTTATGGCTATATTCCTGTTGGAGTAACTACCGTTGGGAGGCGACCTGAAATAAAAGGCACCTGGAATTTTACCGTCATCCCTGAAATTCAGATAGCTGAGGTTAAGGTGAAGGATTATGATGCCTTAGCCATTCCTGGGGGTTTTGAAAAGGCAGGATTCTATGAAGACGCCTATAGTGAAGATTTTCTTGAATTGATTAGAAATTTTGATGAAGAAAAGAAGATTATAGCCTCAATATGCGTAGGTGCTTTACCATTAGGGAAAAGTGGCATTTTAAAAGGTCGCAGAGCCACAACATATCATTTACTTGATGGAATTAGAAGAAAACAATTGGCAAAATTTGGAGTGAAAGTTCTTAATCAGGATGTGGTTGTAGATGAGAATATTATTACCTCTTCCTCGCCAGCAACTGTCCTAAATGTCGCGTTCACATTATTAGAAATGCTAACCTCAAAAGAAAACTGTGAAAAGGTGAAGAAGTGGATGGGGTTTTAATGTTTGAAGAATTGATGACTTTTACCCTGGCGTATGATATACTGGTTATGATGTGGAAAGAGATGAAAAAAGCTTGTTATTTTGCATCTTTTTTATAAATCAGTATATCCGCACAATATGTCTATCATCCCAAATTGGGGCAAAAACCGGCAGGGGTCATCTATGAACGAGTTAGGCGAAATTGCTGATAGGTGGTGAAACCATATGAAAAAGGATTATTTGAAGGATTTAGCTGAAGCAACTAAAATATTACTGGAAGAACCAGATGTTAAAAAGATTATCATGAAACTCAAAGTGCAGATTCAAAAATCAACTGAGCCATTTGCCTGGAGGACAATAGAAATAAACAATCTTAAAGATAGACTTCCACCAGAATTTCAATCTATCTGGGTATTTGTTCTTAAGAGGAATTTTCCATCTGTTGCTCATTATCACCCTAATAGCATTCAACATACGGTAATGGTTGATGGAAAAGGAAGGGTCAAAATTAACAAGCAATATAAGGAGTTGAAATTATTTAATCCAAAGAATGATGAATGTTGGTGTATTATAGACAAAAATATGCCTCATGAATTTTATCCTAAAGAGAGTGAGATAGTGGTTATTTCTTTTCATACATGCTTAAGCAAAGAGCTTATAGAGATAAGATGTGATACTCATGAACAACGTCTATACGAACCCTAATAAGAGGATAACAACTTCGCCTAACAGAGAGCGTATCTGGCTGCGGTGCTTTGCACCTTTTCGCCCAAATACGCCCAGCCGTTGGGCAAAATTGCTGGCTATGAGTGAGAGAGGATACAAAGATGTATAAAATGAGCATGTCTAAAAAACGCAAATCTTGGAAAGAAAAATTAGAAGATAGCAAGAATTTTCCCAAAATACTAGAATTTGACCCTAAATTTCCCTGCACAAGGGCATTAGAAAAGATGGGTGCGAAACCTGGTGACAGTGTGGTGTTGGCACCGCCATTAGAAGTGAACGAGATAATGAAGAAAGTGCCAGAAGGAAAACTCATCACCTTAGATGGAATTTGCAAGAAGTTAGCCGAAAAACACAAAACGAAGTATTGCTGCACACTAACTACTGGCATCTTCGTTATAACCGCTGCTAACGCTGCAGAAGAAACCAATAGTGATATGCCTTACTGGCGA comes from the bacterium genome and includes:
- a CDS encoding class I SAM-dependent methyltransferase, translating into MSKKKANKKPHYGYYGFGYFHLIVSVDIILGAVVAIFLLEVIGMIVIALGLWSLLGYWVGMHFSRQHEPYDLSDILTLKGDENVLDVGCGLGKATIGVANLLNEGKAIGIDIWDRRDIMNASLERSYKNAEIEGVRDKVEFRTGNALNIPFPDNSFDVVVAASLLDSFWSDSKRLKFLSEVLRVLRPEGKFLSMEPLRNIGMIIMIPLLAWKFLPKEKCINLLERSGFVNLEYKYKNEIGYFLVEKRKAKK
- a CDS encoding methyltransferase domain-containing protein → MYKWDAEDYHKSSGEQQKWAKELISKLALKGNERVLDIGCGDGKVTAEIAEKLPQGSVLGIDNSKEMIDFAQNKFSLKNLGFRLQDAREMNFISEFDVVFSTSTLHWVIDHLPLLGGIKKSLKPGGKVLLQMAGKGNAAKIIEVSEAIVNSKKWCGYFSDFAFPWNFYGTDEYNIWLKDVGLKAKRVELIPKDMLHKGKKGLVAWIRTTWLPYIQRLPEELRNEFIGEIVDKYIKDYPPDNEGLIHLQMMRLEVEAEKL
- a CDS encoding DJ-1/PfpI family protein, encoding MKKVLLFLSNGFEEYEASVFTDVLGWSRVYGYIPVGVTTVGRRPEIKGTWNFTVIPEIQIAEVKVKDYDALAIPGGFEKAGFYEDAYSEDFLELIRNFDEEKKIIASICVGALPLGKSGILKGRRATTYHLLDGIRRKQLAKFGVKVLNQDVVVDENIITSSSPATVLNVAFTLLEMLTSKENCEKVKKWMGF
- a CDS encoding cupin domain-containing protein, whose protein sequence is MKKDYLKDLAEATKILLEEPDVKKIIMKLKVQIQKSTEPFAWRTIEINNLKDRLPPEFQSIWVFVLKRNFPSVAHYHPNSIQHTVMVDGKGRVKINKQYKELKLFNPKNDECWCIIDKNMPHEFYPKESEIVVISFHTCLSKELIEIRCDTHEQRLYEP
- a CDS encoding MGMT family protein, which codes for MYKMSMSKKRKSWKEKLEDSKNFPKILEFDPKFPCTRALEKMGAKPGDSVVLAPPLEVNEIMKKVPEGKLITLDGICKKLAEKHKTKYCCTLTTGIFVITAANAAEETNSDMPYWRTIKNTGELNQKYSCGAERQKKLLEKEGHSVIKRGKKYYVKDFKERLI